The Paeniglutamicibacter sulfureus genome includes a region encoding these proteins:
- a CDS encoding ABC transporter ATP-binding protein → MNAHRKDVIGRADGTVLEIRDLEVTFTTDAGEVPAVRGVGFEVAAGEVVAVVGESGSGKSVTARTILGLLAETAVARGAVVLKGNNMLTLGARELRAVRGDEVSMVFQEPSTALNPVYTVGWQIAEGIRAHGKVGRKEAKARAIEVLRKVGIPEPEKRVNYYPHQFSGGQKQRVIIAAALALNPALIVADEPTTALDVTVQAEILELLREVRDDFNTGIVLITHNMGVVADLADRVVVMYQGKIVESAPSAELFAAPREEYTKALLAAVPHLGRNSASAGMTSRSGQDKEVLVQATNLSIVYPGRLGTPSFTAVDDVSLQICAGEVYGLVGESGSGKTTIGRAIAGLNKVSSGSLKVFGYEMLDFKERTFKKLRQDIGFVFQDPAASFNPQLSIGECVAEPLLVHKALDARAARKRVDELLEAVQLPAAFAARFPHELSGGQRQRASLARALALDPKLLVADEPTSALDVSVQAKVLELFKELQAELGFAALFISHDLAVVDMLSTWVGVLYRGKLVEEGIGNQVMGDPQHPYTRRLIASLPVPDPVEQAVRREAFLNAV, encoded by the coding sequence ATGAATGCGCACCGAAAGGACGTGATTGGCCGTGCCGACGGCACGGTCCTGGAAATCAGGGATCTCGAGGTCACCTTCACCACCGACGCCGGGGAGGTCCCGGCTGTGCGCGGGGTCGGCTTCGAGGTCGCGGCCGGCGAGGTCGTGGCGGTGGTCGGCGAATCCGGCTCCGGCAAGTCGGTGACGGCCCGCACCATCCTGGGGCTGCTCGCCGAGACGGCGGTGGCCCGAGGGGCCGTGGTGCTCAAGGGCAACAACATGCTCACCCTGGGTGCCCGCGAATTGCGCGCGGTGCGCGGGGACGAGGTCTCCATGGTGTTCCAGGAACCCTCCACGGCGCTGAACCCGGTGTACACCGTGGGCTGGCAAATCGCCGAGGGCATCCGCGCCCACGGCAAGGTCGGACGCAAGGAGGCCAAAGCCCGCGCCATCGAGGTGCTGCGCAAGGTCGGCATCCCGGAGCCGGAGAAGCGGGTCAACTACTACCCGCACCAGTTCTCCGGCGGGCAGAAGCAGCGCGTCATCATCGCCGCGGCCCTGGCCCTGAACCCGGCGCTGATCGTCGCGGACGAACCGACCACGGCGCTGGATGTCACGGTGCAGGCCGAGATCCTGGAGCTGCTGCGCGAGGTGCGCGACGACTTCAACACCGGGATCGTGCTGATCACCCACAACATGGGGGTGGTGGCCGACCTGGCAGACCGGGTGGTGGTGATGTACCAGGGCAAGATCGTCGAGAGTGCGCCGAGCGCCGAGCTCTTCGCCGCGCCCCGGGAGGAATACACCAAGGCGCTGCTGGCGGCGGTGCCGCACCTGGGCAGGAACTCGGCATCGGCCGGGATGACCTCCCGCTCCGGCCAGGACAAGGAGGTGCTGGTTCAGGCCACCAACCTTTCCATCGTCTATCCCGGGCGCCTGGGAACGCCCTCGTTCACGGCCGTTGACGACGTTTCCCTGCAGATCTGCGCGGGGGAGGTCTACGGGCTGGTTGGCGAGTCCGGCTCCGGGAAGACCACCATCGGCCGGGCCATCGCCGGGCTGAACAAGGTCAGTTCCGGTTCGCTGAAGGTCTTCGGCTACGAGATGCTCGACTTCAAGGAGCGCACCTTCAAGAAGCTGCGCCAGGACATCGGGTTTGTGTTCCAGGACCCGGCGGCCAGCTTCAACCCGCAGCTGAGCATCGGCGAATGCGTGGCCGAACCGCTCCTGGTGCACAAGGCTCTCGATGCCCGGGCCGCCCGCAAGCGGGTCGACGAGCTGCTCGAGGCGGTGCAGCTGCCGGCCGCGTTCGCCGCACGCTTCCCGCACGAACTCTCCGGCGGACAGCGCCAGCGTGCCTCGCTGGCGCGGGCGCTGGCCCTTGACCCGAAGCTGCTGGTAGCCGACGAGCCGACCAGTGCGCTGGATGTCTCGGTGCAGGCCAAGGTGCTGGAATTGTTCAAGGAGCTGCAGGCCGAGCTGGGCTTCGCGGCCCTGTTCATCTCCCACGACCTGGCGGTGGTCGACATGCTCTCGACCTGGGTGGGGGTGCTGTACCGCGGAAAGCTCGTGGAGGAAGGCATCGGGAACCAGGTCATGGGCGACCCGCAGCATCCCTACACCCGCAGGCTCATTGCCTCGCTGCCGGTGCCGGACCCCGTGGAGCAGGCGGTGCGACGCGAGGCGTTCCTCAACGCCGTCTGA
- a CDS encoding chorismate mutase, translating to MSQQKNPQAADDAESGAYDPTASSLADTVPDEVMAELLSIRSSIDNFDATLVYLLAERFKATQRVGHLKAVHALPPSDPGREKAQIERLRSLAHEAHLDPEFAEKFMNFIISEVIRHHNNISATHAESGN from the coding sequence ATGAGCCAACAGAAGAACCCGCAGGCCGCGGACGACGCGGAATCCGGCGCCTACGACCCCACTGCCAGCTCCCTGGCCGACACCGTCCCGGATGAGGTCATGGCGGAGTTGCTGTCGATCCGCAGCAGCATCGACAACTTCGACGCCACGCTGGTCTACCTGCTGGCCGAACGCTTTAAAGCCACCCAGCGCGTGGGCCACCTCAAGGCCGTGCACGCGCTGCCGCCGAGTGACCCGGGACGGGAAAAAGCACAGATCGAGCGCCTGCGCAGCCTTGCCCACGAGGCGCACCTGGACCCGGAATTCGCCGAGAAGTTCATGAACTTCATCATTTCCGAGGTCATCAGGCACCACAACAACATTTCCGCCACACACGCCGAGTCCGGAAACTAG
- a CDS encoding glycerophosphoryl diester phosphodiesterase membrane domain-containing protein, whose translation MNTDGDSPVPGPGDPAGSEGGWGQPPPGWNEPAGDGGPAGRDQRPARQPHGPAGPSGQWPAPRPGVVELRPLGFADLLDATFAVVRRAPLATVANAVLAQLLPALVALLLVQRLDVPLAVLERTLDPDTAGSVSWAEAFPHPWPVYAGTAVAVLTLQLLANVLVVGPAAVAGMRAVLGMPTGWGQGLALARGGMLRIAGWHVLLGAAAMVVVAVPVAVALLLARSVGLAVAALGLLGMLLVLAPLALWIAIRICLVPTLLVTRPPGIRRAVRSSWSLTHGSWWRIMGILLVVAVVLGILGGVLSQLAAVVGGQLFGSAATTDAVLSMAIVVNALVGAVGMVLTQLMLTMLQVDLRIRRERLDLVLAAEAQDPRNHPIPGYGARGAAEPRG comes from the coding sequence ATGAATACAGACGGCGATTCACCGGTGCCCGGTCCCGGCGACCCCGCGGGCTCCGAGGGCGGCTGGGGCCAGCCCCCTCCCGGATGGAACGAGCCGGCGGGCGATGGCGGGCCGGCTGGCCGGGACCAACGGCCTGCCCGGCAGCCGCATGGTCCGGCCGGACCCTCCGGCCAGTGGCCGGCACCCAGGCCAGGTGTGGTGGAATTGCGGCCCCTGGGCTTCGCCGACCTGCTGGATGCCACCTTCGCGGTGGTCCGCCGCGCCCCGCTGGCCACCGTGGCCAATGCAGTGCTCGCCCAGCTGTTGCCCGCGCTGGTCGCGTTGTTGCTGGTGCAGCGGCTCGATGTCCCGCTGGCCGTCCTCGAGCGCACCCTGGACCCGGATACTGCCGGCTCCGTGTCCTGGGCCGAGGCCTTTCCGCACCCCTGGCCGGTCTACGCGGGCACCGCGGTTGCCGTGCTGACGCTGCAATTGCTGGCCAATGTGCTGGTCGTGGGACCGGCCGCCGTCGCGGGAATGCGCGCGGTGCTGGGGATGCCCACCGGATGGGGGCAGGGGCTGGCCCTGGCACGCGGCGGGATGCTGCGCATCGCCGGGTGGCATGTGCTGCTCGGTGCCGCGGCCATGGTCGTCGTCGCGGTTCCGGTGGCGGTTGCGCTGCTGCTGGCCCGCTCGGTTGGCCTTGCGGTGGCGGCGCTCGGACTGCTGGGCATGCTCCTGGTGCTGGCGCCGTTGGCCCTCTGGATCGCCATCCGGATCTGCCTGGTGCCCACGCTGCTGGTGACCCGGCCGCCGGGGATCCGTCGGGCCGTGCGGTCCTCGTGGTCGCTGACCCACGGGTCTTGGTGGCGGATCATGGGGATCCTGCTGGTGGTGGCGGTGGTGCTCGGCATCCTTGGCGGAGTGCTCTCGCAGCTTGCGGCCGTGGTCGGCGGCCAGCTATTTGGCTCCGCTGCCACGACCGATGCGGTGCTGTCCATGGCCATCGTTGTCAATGCCCTGGTCGGGGCGGTGGGCATGGTGCTGACCCAGCTCATGCTCACCATGCTGCAGGTGGACCTGCGGATCCGCCGCGAACGCCTGGACTTGGTGCTGGCGGCCGAGGCGCAGGATCCCCGGAACCATCCCATTCCCGGCTACGGCGCCCGGGGCGCGGCTGAACCCCGAGGCTAG
- the mtrA gene encoding MtrAB system response regulator MtrA, whose protein sequence is MKARILVVDDDEALAEMIGIVLQNDGFEAVFCYDGAKALGVFREVKPDLVLLDLMLPGLDGIEVCKLIRAEDDVPIVMLTAKSDTADVVRGLESGADDYVPKPFKPAELVARVRARLRPGEQHAPETLKIGDLSIDVAGHRVTRAGDPIGLTPLEFDLLVALARKPWQVFTREQLLEQVWGYRHAADTRLVNVHVQRLRSKVELDPENPGVVLTVRGVGYKAGQA, encoded by the coding sequence ATGAAGGCACGCATCCTGGTTGTCGACGACGACGAGGCGCTGGCCGAAATGATCGGCATCGTGTTGCAGAACGACGGTTTCGAGGCCGTGTTCTGCTACGACGGTGCCAAGGCATTGGGTGTTTTCCGCGAGGTCAAGCCCGATCTGGTGCTGCTTGACCTGATGCTTCCCGGGTTGGACGGCATCGAGGTCTGCAAGCTGATCCGCGCCGAGGACGACGTGCCCATCGTGATGCTGACCGCCAAGTCGGACACGGCCGACGTGGTCCGCGGCCTGGAATCCGGTGCCGACGACTACGTCCCCAAGCCCTTCAAGCCGGCCGAACTCGTCGCCCGCGTGCGCGCACGGCTGCGCCCCGGCGAACAACATGCCCCCGAGACCCTGAAGATCGGCGACCTGAGCATCGACGTCGCCGGACACCGCGTCACCCGCGCGGGGGATCCCATCGGCCTGACACCGCTGGAGTTCGACCTGCTGGTCGCCCTGGCCCGCAAGCCGTGGCAGGTGTTCACCCGCGAGCAGCTGCTTGAACAGGTATGGGGCTACCGCCACGCCGCGGACACCCGCCTGGTCAACGTGCATGTGCAGCGCCTGCGCTCGAAGGTCGAGCTCGACCCCGAAAACCCGGGCGTCGTGCTGACCGTTCGCGGCGTGGGATACAAGGCGGGACAGGCCTGA
- the mtrB gene encoding MtrAB system histidine kinase MtrB produces MDTVEPVRPAPATPAQPARVTSWIRRALAALVRTRNTMRSRWTRSLLFRTVTSAMLLSAVAMLGAGAFLSNQIATGLFQERFNQVESESLRGLNQVRAIFDSAATTDRSSTHSLVTSTLKILEGETALVPRDFVLVPLPGADDLYVGPTASGNLTSRIVPEALADQVKESNATYWQSIEVNAGDSAGPGLIFGTKVTLPPGREYGLYLVYDLSSVQDTLDFINRAMGLIGGLLLLVVGGITWYVTRAVVRPVAAAAQVSEKLAAGQLEERMVVSGEDEIARLGNSFNHMAASLQDQINQLAMLSQMQQRFVSDVSHELRTPLTTVRMAAEVLHDAREDFDPINKRSAELLYNQVERFQILLNDLLEVSRFDAGVAVLDAEPTDLVSVARRVIDAATPHADAMGSVLRLSTPTGGAVAEMDARRIERVVRNLVMNAVEHGEGNPIDITVGGNANAVAITVRDRGIGMSPESAGRVFDRFWRADPARARTTGGSGLGLSIAMEDTRLHEGRLETWGERGVGSCFRLTLPRILGNQIVASPLPLEPIVLADAVLDDGMVVSFPLTGEIPAIGFKPAPPLIPEETPGSDADVQGTPRAHPRKAPPA; encoded by the coding sequence ATGGACACCGTCGAGCCGGTGCGACCCGCACCCGCAACCCCGGCGCAACCTGCCCGGGTGACATCCTGGATCCGCCGCGCGCTGGCTGCGCTGGTGCGCACGCGCAACACCATGCGTTCGCGCTGGACCCGCTCGCTGCTCTTCAGGACGGTCACCTCCGCGATGCTGCTCAGCGCCGTGGCCATGCTGGGCGCCGGGGCTTTCCTGTCCAACCAGATCGCCACCGGCCTGTTCCAGGAGCGCTTCAACCAGGTCGAGTCCGAATCCCTGCGCGGGTTGAACCAGGTCCGCGCCATCTTCGACTCCGCGGCCACCACCGACCGCTCCAGCACGCACTCTCTGGTGACCAGCACGCTGAAGATCCTCGAGGGCGAGACGGCCCTGGTGCCGCGCGACTTCGTGCTGGTCCCGCTGCCCGGTGCCGACGACCTCTACGTGGGCCCCACCGCCAGCGGCAACCTGACCTCCCGCATCGTCCCGGAGGCGTTGGCCGACCAGGTCAAGGAGTCCAACGCGACCTATTGGCAGTCCATCGAGGTCAACGCCGGGGACAGCGCCGGGCCGGGCCTGATCTTCGGTACCAAGGTGACCCTGCCGCCGGGCCGCGAATACGGCCTGTACCTGGTCTACGACCTCTCAAGCGTGCAGGACACCCTCGACTTCATCAACCGGGCCATGGGCTTGATCGGCGGACTGCTGTTGCTGGTGGTCGGCGGCATCACCTGGTACGTGACCCGCGCCGTGGTGCGCCCCGTGGCGGCCGCCGCGCAGGTCTCCGAGAAGCTTGCCGCCGGGCAGCTGGAGGAACGCATGGTCGTCTCCGGGGAGGACGAGATCGCCCGGCTGGGCAACTCGTTCAACCACATGGCCGCGTCCCTGCAGGACCAGATCAACCAGCTAGCCATGCTCTCGCAGATGCAGCAGCGCTTCGTCTCCGACGTCTCCCACGAGCTGCGCACCCCGCTGACGACGGTGCGGATGGCCGCCGAGGTGCTTCACGACGCGCGCGAGGACTTCGACCCCATCAACAAACGCTCAGCGGAGCTGCTCTACAACCAGGTCGAGCGCTTCCAGATCCTGCTCAACGACCTGTTGGAGGTCTCGCGCTTCGACGCCGGGGTTGCGGTTCTCGATGCAGAGCCCACCGACCTGGTCTCCGTGGCCCGGCGCGTGATCGACGCCGCCACCCCGCACGCCGACGCCATGGGCTCGGTGCTGCGCCTGAGCACCCCGACCGGGGGAGCGGTGGCGGAAATGGATGCCCGGCGCATCGAGCGCGTGGTGCGCAACCTGGTGATGAACGCCGTGGAACACGGCGAGGGCAACCCCATCGACATCACGGTGGGCGGGAACGCCAACGCGGTGGCCATCACGGTGCGCGACCGCGGCATCGGCATGAGCCCGGAGTCCGCCGGCCGGGTCTTTGACAGGTTCTGGCGTGCCGACCCCGCCCGCGCCCGCACCACCGGGGGGTCGGGGTTGGGCCTGTCCATCGCGATGGAGGACACCCGGCTGCACGAGGGCAGGCTCGAGACCTGGGGGGAGCGCGGCGTGGGATCCTGTTTCCGGCTGACCCTGCCGCGGATCCTGGGAAACCAGATCGTCGCCTCGCCGCTGCCGCTGGAACCCATCGTGCTGGCGGACGCGGTCCTGGACGACGGCATGGTCGTCTCCTTCCCGTTGACCGGGGAAATCCCCGCCATAGGCTTCAAACCGGCACCGCCGCTGATCCCCGAGGAAACCCCGGGCAGCGACGCGGATGTCCAGGGCACCCCCCGCGCGCACCCCAGGAAGGCACCACCCGCATGA
- a CDS encoding LpqB family beta-propeller domain-containing protein, protein MTRKRPSTSSLLAVLLGVVLVLTGCSEIPRNSPVQSIALDGNNNEEGGDVQFTAPGPTEGDGPRKIVEDFIQAGVASQDDYKVAREYLTPKQSGVWKGSVRTLVYDDRPSVIPGSNPNTYTIQLELVSEIDEAGIMTEMPPHTTRALDVSLEKVDGQWRISQLPDGIMLDTANFAHVFSPQTLYFYDVTFEYAVPDVRWFPNRTGVAAAMVEALLAGPSEYLGNAVVSAFPGGSSLVRTSVPIESQRATVDLGSATFLESTELSRQLMQQQLELTLGGLGSVRSVVMSDEQSEIKIGSKDPQFEVAEVNPAVPDTQIGVVDDALYYLKGRSLRLVGGIGDIAGYQPRLPAMSPLGNRYAFLNGSLTSLIVVDEEGRSSVVARGEDLVRPSMDAHGWTWTVDNSSTTSVLAVPADTTVNGKVRPITADGLTEANVSSLRISRDGTRALIVSSKDGETSVAIAGILRDADGAPRGFAPPKYIYPDVPATQAVWNSDVSVIVSSASTTERVTAEEISLTGTRVKYLPLLGMVGLSAGPGDRRPVYAETNDEIYSRVGSSWHEMEDMVRDLSYPG, encoded by the coding sequence ATGACTAGGAAACGCCCCTCGACCTCTTCGCTCCTGGCCGTGCTGCTGGGCGTGGTGCTGGTGCTCACCGGATGCTCGGAGATCCCGCGCAACTCGCCGGTGCAGTCCATCGCCCTGGACGGGAACAACAACGAGGAGGGCGGGGACGTGCAGTTTACCGCCCCGGGCCCGACGGAGGGGGACGGCCCGCGCAAAATCGTCGAGGACTTCATCCAGGCCGGCGTCGCGTCGCAGGACGACTACAAGGTCGCCCGCGAATACCTGACCCCGAAGCAGTCAGGTGTCTGGAAGGGCTCGGTGCGGACCCTGGTCTACGATGACCGCCCTTCGGTGATCCCCGGGTCCAACCCCAACACCTACACCATCCAGCTGGAGCTCGTCTCGGAGATCGACGAGGCGGGCATAATGACCGAAATGCCGCCGCACACCACCCGGGCGCTTGACGTATCGCTGGAAAAGGTTGACGGGCAGTGGCGCATTTCGCAGCTGCCCGACGGCATCATGCTGGACACCGCCAACTTCGCCCACGTCTTCTCCCCGCAGACTCTGTATTTCTACGACGTCACCTTCGAATACGCCGTGCCCGATGTGCGCTGGTTCCCGAACCGCACGGGCGTGGCGGCCGCCATGGTGGAGGCCCTGCTGGCGGGCCCCTCCGAGTACCTGGGAAACGCGGTGGTCTCCGCCTTCCCCGGAGGAAGCAGCCTGGTCCGTACCTCGGTGCCCATCGAATCACAGCGGGCCACGGTGGACCTGGGCTCGGCCACGTTCCTGGAGTCCACCGAGCTTTCGCGGCAGCTGATGCAACAGCAGCTTGAGCTGACCCTCGGAGGGCTGGGCAGCGTGCGCTCGGTGGTGATGAGCGATGAGCAATCCGAGATAAAGATCGGATCCAAGGATCCGCAGTTCGAGGTCGCGGAAGTCAACCCCGCCGTTCCCGACACGCAGATCGGGGTCGTCGACGATGCGCTGTACTACCTCAAGGGCAGGTCCCTGCGGTTGGTGGGCGGCATCGGCGACATTGCCGGATACCAGCCGCGGCTGCCGGCCATGAGCCCGCTGGGGAACCGCTATGCGTTCCTGAACGGATCCCTCACCTCCCTCATCGTCGTCGACGAGGAAGGCCGCAGTTCCGTGGTCGCTAGGGGCGAAGACCTGGTGCGGCCCTCCATGGACGCCCACGGATGGACCTGGACCGTGGACAATTCCTCGACCACCAGCGTGCTGGCGGTGCCCGCCGACACCACCGTGAACGGGAAGGTACGCCCGATCACCGCCGACGGCCTCACCGAGGCCAACGTCTCCTCGCTGCGCATCTCGCGCGACGGCACGCGCGCGTTGATCGTCTCCAGCAAGGACGGCGAGACCAGCGTGGCAATCGCCGGGATCCTGCGGGATGCGGACGGCGCACCGCGCGGCTTCGCGCCGCCGAAATACATCTACCCGGACGTACCTGCGACGCAGGCGGTGTGGAATTCGGATGTCTCGGTGATTGTTTCCTCCGCCAGCACCACCGAAAGGGTCACGGCCGAGGAAATCAGCCTGACCGGCACCCGGGTCAAGTACCTGCCGCTGCTGGGGATGGTCGGCCTGTCCGCCGGGCCCGGGGATCGCCGCCCCGTCTACGCCGAGACGAATGACGAAATCTACTCGCGCGTGGGCAGCTCCTGGCATGAAATGGAAGACATGGTGCGGGACTTGTCCTACCCCGGCTGA
- a CDS encoding ComF family protein: MLDGMKDRKRPDPDAICKRALPVAGVAARTWLGRVDAWWAHGAAYAVRSAMRGTAALLLPVDCVCCRRPDAVLCAPCARAMRTACLRPRRVEHRAESLPLNHRNEPLPVVAAGAYEHELAAVILAFKNRQMPGLVGILVPPLARAVKSAIDTLVEPGAPVVLVPVPTRLQARNRRGYFPVGLLLRRLRRTRVLPDRVLVAGLVRYRATRQFTSAQKGKGRRARGAVRNSMCAGGGGLPARLAVLGARVLLVDDVLTTGSTLAEAKRVLAEAGLQVCGAVVLAATPAPDEKRGVRSTR; this comes from the coding sequence ATGCTGGACGGCATGAAGGACCGGAAGCGACCTGATCCCGACGCCATCTGCAAGCGGGCACTTCCCGTCGCCGGCGTTGCGGCACGGACCTGGCTTGGGCGTGTCGATGCCTGGTGGGCGCACGGTGCCGCGTACGCCGTGCGCTCGGCAATGCGAGGCACCGCGGCCCTGCTGCTTCCGGTGGATTGCGTCTGCTGCCGACGTCCGGACGCCGTGCTGTGCGCCCCCTGCGCCAGGGCGATGCGCACCGCCTGCCTCCGCCCCCGGAGGGTCGAGCATCGTGCCGAGTCGCTGCCGCTGAATCACCGCAACGAGCCGCTGCCGGTGGTTGCGGCGGGCGCCTACGAACACGAGCTGGCCGCTGTCATCCTGGCCTTTAAGAACCGACAGATGCCGGGCCTGGTCGGAATCCTGGTGCCGCCGCTGGCCCGTGCCGTAAAGTCCGCCATAGACACGCTCGTTGAGCCCGGAGCGCCCGTGGTGCTGGTGCCGGTGCCGACCCGGCTGCAGGCGCGCAACCGGCGCGGTTATTTCCCGGTGGGCCTGTTGCTGCGCCGGCTGCGAAGAACGCGGGTGCTCCCGGATCGGGTGCTGGTCGCCGGGCTGGTGCGCTACCGGGCGACGCGGCAATTCACCTCGGCGCAGAAGGGCAAGGGGCGACGCGCCCGGGGCGCAGTGCGGAATTCGATGTGCGCGGGCGGCGGCGGATTGCCGGCCCGCCTCGCCGTCTTGGGTGCTCGGGTCCTGCTCGTGGACGATGTGCTGACCACCGGATCAACGCTTGCCGAGGCGAAACGCGTGTTGGCCGAGGCAGGGCTGCAGGTGTGCGGTGCAGTAGTCCTGGCGGCGACTCCGGCACCCGATGAAAAACGCGGTGTTCGCTCAACGCGATGA
- the hpf gene encoding ribosome hibernation-promoting factor, HPF/YfiA family has product MEMTINGRNVSVTDRFREYVDEKIDKVDQLATKIQRLDIKVTKEQHARNADTALTVELTVLGRGPAIRAEAKAADKFAAFDTAFAKLLERLRKARDRRKIHHGRQTPTAVHQATSNLEPANSTLPLHESTRLAQQEEEARLAADADQNGAPPIEIRRKVFPAETMSVDDAVDRMEMIGHPFYLFVDAATGAHSVVYARKGKGTQQYSYGTITLDPDATDEATLETRRYRDPEPATANA; this is encoded by the coding sequence ATGGAGATGACGATCAACGGACGCAATGTCAGTGTTACGGATCGCTTCCGCGAGTACGTGGACGAGAAGATTGACAAGGTCGATCAGCTTGCAACGAAGATCCAGCGCTTGGACATCAAGGTCACCAAGGAGCAACACGCCCGCAACGCGGACACTGCTCTGACCGTCGAATTGACGGTTCTGGGCCGTGGCCCCGCGATCCGCGCCGAGGCCAAGGCCGCGGACAAGTTCGCCGCCTTTGACACCGCGTTTGCAAAGCTCCTGGAGCGTTTGCGCAAGGCCCGGGATCGTCGCAAGATCCACCACGGACGCCAGACACCGACGGCCGTCCACCAGGCCACCAGCAACCTGGAACCGGCCAACAGCACGCTTCCGCTGCACGAATCGACTCGCCTGGCCCAACAGGAAGAAGAAGCCCGGCTGGCCGCGGACGCCGACCAAAACGGCGCTCCACCCATCGAAATCCGGCGCAAGGTCTTCCCGGCGGAAACCATGAGCGTCGATGACGCGGTTGACCGCATGGAAATGATCGGCCATCCCTTCTACCTCTTCGTGGACGCGGCAACCGGGGCACACTCGGTCGTGTACGCCCGCAAGGGCAAGGGCACCCAGCAGTACTCCTACGGAACCATCACCCTGGATCCGGACGCCACCGACGAGGCGACCCTGGAGACCCGCCGATACCGCGACCCGGAACCGGCAACGGCCAACGCCTAG